The following are encoded together in the Brassica napus cultivar Da-Ae chromosome A9, Da-Ae, whole genome shotgun sequence genome:
- the LOC106364131 gene encoding uncharacterized protein LOC106364131, with translation MEEQMGGSEDRWKGSLENITEMASNLDSLQKLLLKKAVFVEEDTFSRASLVSEQARTIKVLEQRVQTLERELDAAITAAAHARSEKRQAESSQKAAESRAHEVTKELENTTKVFKLHMEELRGMQEQISKRDNEIKLLEAIIQTLGGKERLRKTGVNE, from the exons ATGGAGGAGCAGATGGGAGGGAGCGAGGATAGATGGAAAGGTTCACTAGAAAACATAACGGAGATGGCTTCGAATCTCGATTCTCTCCAGAAGCTTCTCCTCAAAAAGGCTGTCTTCGTTGAAGAAGACACTTTCTCTAGAGCTTCTCTCGTCTCCGAGCAAGCCCGAACAATCAAG GTTCTTGAGCAAAGGGTACAAACACTAGAAAGAGAACTAGATGCTGCCATCACAGCTGCTGCTCATGCTCGCTCAGAGAAACGCCAAGCTGAGTCCTCCCAAAAAGCTGCTGAATCACGTGCCCATGAGGTCACAAAAGAGCTCGAAAACACCACAA AGGTTTTCAAGCTGCATATGGAGGAGCTCCGAGGGATGCAAGAACAGATATCCAAACGTGATAACGAGATCAAGCTCTTGGAAGCTATCATCCAAACGCTCGGTGGAAAAGAGCGACTGAGAAAAACTGGTGTTAATGAATGA
- the LOC106364143 gene encoding ubiquinol oxidase 2, mitochondrial-like, translating to MSQLVARRGLRDLLVHSRVNCNMFARCVSAASVVRRAGDTNKPTLVHDWCGGFVGCNIRSEHVQVYLMGDFNMRWRRMCSASATEKKDEKPRLDTVRKDQDGGGSVTVPSYWGIETAKMKIARKDGSKWPWNCFMPWETHQADLTIDFKKHHVPKNMADKIAYVIVKILRVPTDIFFQRRYGCRAMMLETVAAVPGMVGGMLLHLKSIRRFEHSGGWIKALLEEAENERMHLMTMMELVKPKWYERLLVILVQGVFFSSFFTCYVVSPRLAHRIVGYLEEEAIHSYTEFLKDIDDGKIENVEAPAIAIDYWRLPEDATLKDVVTVIRADEAHHRDVNHFASDIRNQGKELREAAAPIGYH from the exons ATGAGTCAACTCGTTGCAAGGAGAGGTTTACGAGATCTGCTTGTACACAGCAGAGTAAACTGTAACATGTTCGCGAGGTGTGTTTCCGCCGCCTCAGTGGTTAGACGTGCAGGAGACACAAATAAACCGACGCTAGTTCATGACTGGTGCGGCGGCTTTGTCGGTTGCAACATCCGTTCTGAGCATGTGCAAG TATACTTGATGGGAGATTTCAACATGAGGTGGAGGAGGATGTGTTCTGCGTCGGCTACCgaaaagaaagatgaaaagCCGAGGCTCGATACGGTGAGGAAAGATCAAGACGGCGGTGGATCTGTGACGGTTCCGAGTTATTGGGGAATAGAGACGGCCAAAATGAAGATTGCTCGCAAAGATGGGTCCAAATGGCCTTGGAACTGTTTTATG CCGTGGGAGACACATCAAGCAGACTTAACGATAGATTTTAAGAAGCACCACGTTCCAAAGAATATGGCCGACAAAATCGCGTACGTGATAGTCAAGATCCTCCGTGTTCCCACCGACATATTCTTTCAG AGACGTTACGGATGCAGAGCAATGATGCTAGAGACAGTAGCAGCCGTACCAGGAATGGTAGGAGGAATGCTCCTCCACCTAAAATCAATCCGAAGATTCGAACACAGCGGAGGATGGATCAAAGCGTTGCTAGAAGAAGCAGAGAACGAGAGGATGCATCTAATGACGATGATGGAGTTAGTCAAACCCAAATGGTACGAGCGTCTTCTAGTGATACTCGTTCAAGGCGTTTTCTTCAGCTCTTTCTTCACTTGTTACGTGGTTTCGCCACGGTTGGCTCATCGTATCGTTGGATACTTGGAAGAAGAAGCTATACATTCTTACACGGAGTTTCTCAAAGACATCGATGATGGGAAGATCGAGAACGTTGAGGCGCCGGCGATAGCGATTGATTATTGGAGGTTGCCGGAAGATGCTACGTTGAAAGATGTTGTCACTGTGATTCGTGCTGATGAAGCTCATCATCGAGATGTCAACCATTTTGCTTCC GACATTCGTAATCAAGGGAAGGAGTTGCGAGAAGCAGCAGCTCCAATTGGTTATCATTAG